One region of Gopherus evgoodei ecotype Sinaloan lineage chromosome 23, rGopEvg1_v1.p, whole genome shotgun sequence genomic DNA includes:
- the LOC115638871 gene encoding LOW QUALITY PROTEIN: keratin, type I cytoskeletal 19-like (The sequence of the model RefSeq protein was modified relative to this genomic sequence to represent the inferred CDS: inserted 2 bases in 2 codons), giving the protein MSYSTKQTVTLSTKGRSSGGGCVAGGGGGGRTSSVSSGRYSSCGLGSSRGFSGRSYSGGATCGAGLSAGSFSGGSYGGVLPGGFPGYGYGSCSSIGFGGGTPCGYGGGFGGAVGGGFGGGVYGDGAFVTCDEKLTMQNLNDRLASYLDKVRCLEEENAALECKIREWYAHHGHTGVPKDYSCYHKEIEDLQNQIVCATLDNNKIILNIDNSRMAADDFRLKYETELALRQSVEADINGLRQLLDELTLCRSDLEAQLECLKEELCCLKKNHEEEINCLRSQTTGDVSVEVNSSPGPDLKKILEEMRCQYETMIAQNRKEVEDWYECKIEELNHEVITSSQEVESCNNQVSELRRQLQTLEIDLQAHLSQRDNLEASLAETESRYNSHLCQLQQQITCVEQQLADLRAEIESQNHEYKVLLDVXCRLEQEIHTYRCLLEGGQRDIVGPEGGIGVAGGIGGGTVIKTSHSYSSSXHSHPHVTSCHPGDLKGHGRKVCD; this is encoded by the exons ATGAGCTACAGCACCAAGCAGACTGTTACTCTCTCTACCAAAGGGAGGAGTAGTGGTGGTGGCTGTGTggctggaggtggtggtggaggaaggaCCTCTTCAGTCTCTTCTGGAAGATATAGCTCTTGTGGGTTAGGCAGCAGTAGAGGCTTTTCGGGTAGGAGTTACAGTGGTGGAGCGACTTGTGGAGCGGGACTGAGTGCTGGTAGCTTTTCTGGAGGTAGCTATGGAGGTGTCTTACCAGGAGGTTTCCCAGGATATGGCTATGGAAGTTGTTCCAGCATTGGGTTCGGTGGTGGCACTCcctgtggatatggaggtggctTTGGTGGTGCAGTTGGTGGTGGCTTTGGTGGTGGTGTTTATGGAGATGGCGCATTTGTCACCTGTGATGAAAAGCTGACCATGCAGAACCTTAATGACCGCCTGGCTTCTTACCTGGACAAGGTGCGATGCCTGGAGGAAGAAAACGCTGCCCTAGAGTGCAAAATCAGGGAATGGTATGCCCATCATGGACACACCGGTGTACCAAAGGATTACAGCTGCTACCACAAGGAAATAGAGGATCTTCAAAATCAG ATTGTTTGCGCTACCCTAGACAACAACAAGATCATTCTGAACATTGATAACAGCAGGATGGCAGCTGATGACTTCAGACTGAA GTATGAGACTGAGCTGGCCCTTCGCCAGAGTGTGGAGGCCGATATTAATGGCTTACGCCAACTTCTGGATGAACTGACCCTGTGCAGGTCTGACCTGGAGGCGCAGCTTGAGTGCCTGAAGGAAGAGCTGTGTTGTCTGAAGAAGAACCATGAGGAG GAAATCAATTGTCTGAGAAGCCAGACCACTGGTGATGTCAGCGTGGAGGTCAATTCTTCTCCTGGCCCAGATCTGAAGAAAATCCTAGAGGAGATGAGATGCCAGTATGAAACAATGATTGCGCAAAATCGCAAAGAAGTTGAGGATTGGTATGAATGCAAG ATTGAGGAGCTGAATCATGAGGTCATCACAAGCAGTCAGGAGGTTGAGTCGTGCAACAACCAGGTCTCTGAACTTAGACGTCAGTTGCAGACCCTGGAGATTGATCTGCAAGCCCATCTTAGCCAG AGAGACAACCTGGAAGCCTCTTTGGCTGAAACCGAAAGTCGCTACAACAGCCACCTGTGCCAGTTACAGCAACAGATCACCTGTGTGGAGCAGCAACTGGCTGACCTGCGAGCAGAAATTGAGTCCCAGAACCACGAGTACAAGGTCCTCCTGGATG AATGTCGACTGGAGCAAGAGATTCACACTTACcgctgcctgctggaagggggacaGCGTGACATTGT TGGCCCGGAAGGAGGGATTGGCGTAGCAGGTGGAATAGGAGGAGGAACGGTCATTAAAACTTCCCACTCCTACTCTTCAT TCCATTCTCACCCCCATGTCACGTCTTGCCACCCTGGTGATCTAAAAG GACATGGCAGAAAGGTTTGTGACTAA